The window CGTGCTGCTGGCCATGCCGGCTGTGGCACCACCACCGATGGGCAGATAAACGTACCCATCCTTACAGCGGTGGAGCATGGGTGTGACGGTGAGGACATACTTTATCGCGGGCCCCATTCTGGGGAAATTGAACGGTATGCATTCCCAGTAGTAATAGCTGCCCGTCGTATGTTGCATGAGGTAGGGCTGAATCGCCGCATCCACATGCTGTCCCTCACCGGTGGCCTCGCGATGCCACAGCGCAAATAGCGAGGCGAAGACACCCTCAATGCCGCCGTGCAATCCGGCACAGGGCCAGCTCACCCAGACCGGCGCGCGGTCGGGGTCACCCGTGATGAAAAGTATGACACTCGCAGCCCAGATGGTCAGATCGGACGCCTTGTAATGGGCTTTGGGCCCTGTGACACCGTAAGGCGTGATGGACGTAAGGATAATATCTGGCTTCACCTTGCAAAGATCGGCATAGCCCAGACCTAGGGCATCCAAATGGCCTGGCTGAAATGACTCCAGGATAACGTCTGCCGTTTCCGCCAATCGTTTGAATATCTCTTTTCCGTCGGCCTTTTCAATATCCAGCGTGATGCTTCGCTTGTTGCGGTTGTAGGCAAACCAGAAAAGACTCTTTTCTGGATCGGGGATATCCTTGTAGAAAGGCCCCTGGTTCCGGCTGGGGCTACCTCCAGGAGGCTCTATCTTGATCACGTCAGCCCCCA of the Chloroflexota bacterium genome contains:
- a CDS encoding CoA transferase, translating into MKGDTMLGGYRVLDLTEGGCLIGGQIFGDLGADVIKIEPPGGSPSRNQGPFYKDIPDPEKSLFWFAYNRNKRSITLDIEKADGKEIFKRLAETADVILESFQPGHLDALGLGYADLCKVKPDIILTSITPYGVTGPKAHYKASDLTIWAASVILFITGDPDRAPVWVSWPCAGLHGGIEGVFASLFALWHREATGEGQHVDAAIQPYLMQHTTGSYYYWECIPFNFPRMGPAIKYVLTVTPMLHRCKDGYVYLPIGGGATAGMASSTTRFVQWMQEEGAAPQWLVERDWVFEHDTSKLTQEEIDRVVSPFVEFLRTKTKSEVSEEAAKRGIMACAVSDTADICRDRHLQARDFWVEIEHPELGHSITYNGPFIKLSEAPMKIFRRAPLIGEHNEEVYEKELGFSREELIRLCEADVI